Proteins encoded within one genomic window of Theobroma cacao cultivar B97-61/B2 chromosome 7, Criollo_cocoa_genome_V2, whole genome shotgun sequence:
- the LOC18594346 gene encoding receptor-like protein 12, whose amino-acid sequence MGLIPRGAQFDTYDKYSYIGKLGLCGLPLSKICDNDDGLEPPSAISDGDDDIKRAFNWRFATLIGYGSGLVFGFFMGCIVFTTEKPWWFIRMIERVQQKYGRRIYTTQLMLLALTSCSKCSQVGCVPIKDQYSQEDSSALLQFKNTISIDDSDDPFCRESMTSSPRTNSWKDSANCCSWEGVTCDKVTGHVIGLDLSCSLLVGSLPANGTLFLLKGLQQLNLARNNFQQSQLPSTLFNLTQLTYLDLSFNRLEGLIPNHVSGLQNLKEFHLTDNLLSGGIPSWLFTLPSLEYLDLSHNRLTRPIEQILKPNSIHDFICIKSDMLPKLENLETLDLSSNNFSGVIKSDLLSKLRNLKTLHLSNNKLLSLSSGSDWKNLKDLDLSCNKIRGSIFMWELKGWEQLTTLNLSYNLLTSLEQFPGHNLKNLDLRSNLLQGPLLVPPPSLRQLFISNNSLTGKIPPLIYLANNKLRDTFPHRLGVLPQLQVLILGFNRFHGPLDNSIVTPSFQSLQIIDLSQNEFSGLLPTNFFQNLHAMKFTREGNLADILTRIRYESPIDRDGQTSVNVRSKDFSNNRFSGKIPGVIGGLCSLRLLNLSHNILTGHIPSSLGNLVALESLDLSSNKLGGRIPSQMTNLTFLEGQHGIVRLAIVKAMQQR is encoded by the exons ATGGGACTCATTCCTCGAGGAGCGCAATTTGATACCTACGACAAATATTCCTACATCGGAAAATTGGGTTTGTGTGGATTACCATTATCAAAGATCTGCGATAATGATGATGGTTTGGAACCACCTTCAGCAATATCGGATGGAGATGATGACATCAAAAGAGCATTTAATTGGAGATTTGCTACATTGATAGGGTATGGATCTGGGCTGGTGTTTGGATTTTTCATGGGTTGCATTGTGTTCACAACCGAAAAACCATGGTGGTTCATAAGGATGATTGAGAGAGTTCAGCAAAAATATGGTAGAAGGATATACACAACACAGTTAATGCTCTTAG CACTGACAAGTTGTAGCAAATGTTCTCAGGTTGGATGTGTTCCAATTAAGGATCAATACTCCCAAG AAGACAGCTCTGCCTTGCTCCAATTCAAGAACACCATTTCTATTGATGATTCTGACGATCCTTTCTGTCGTGAGTCAATGACTTCCTCCCCTAGGACAAACTCCTGGAAGGACAGCGCAAACTGCTGCTCATGGGAGGGAGTCACGTGCGACAAGGTGACTGGTCATGTGATCGGTCTCGACCTTAGTTGCTCTTTGCTTGTTGGCTCTCTTCCTGCAAACGGCACCCTCTTCCTCCTTAAAGGACTCCAACAACTCAACCTTGCTCGTAACAATTTCCAACAGTCACAACTTCCTTCCACTTTGTTCAACCTCACACAACTTACTTATTTAGATTTATCATTCAATAGACTAGAAGGTCTCATCCCAAATCATGTAAGTGGGCTTCAGAATCTAAAAGAATTCCACTTAACTGACAACTTATTAAGTGGTGGAATTCCATCTTGGCTTTTTACTCTGCCATCTTTAGAATATTTAGACCTCAGCCATAACAGGCTCACTCGTCCAATCGAGCAGATTCTAAAGCCTAATTCAATTCACGACTTCATCTG CATCAAGTCAGATATGCTTCCAAAGCTCGAGAATCTTGAAACACTCGatctttcatcaaataattttagtgGTGTCATCAAGTCAGATCTTCTTTCAAAGCTCAGGAATCTTAAAACACTTCATCTTTCAAATAACAAGCTGCTATCGTTGAGTAGTGGCAGTGATT gGAAGAACTTGAAAGATCTTGATCTTTCCTGTAACAAAATTCGTGGCTCAATTTTCATGTGGGAATTAAAAGGTTGGGAACAATTGACCACTTTAAATCTTTCTTACAATTTACTGACTAGTTTAGAGCAATTTCCTGGGCATAATCTTAAAAACCTTGATCTTCGTTCCAACCTACTCCAAGGTCCACTGCTAGTTCCACCCCCTTCATTGCGACAACtcttcatttcaaataataGTTTGACAGGAAAAATCCCGCCTTTGATTT atttgGCAAATAACAAGTTAAGAGACACCTTTCCCCATCGGCTAGGTGTACTTCCACAGCTGCAAGTTCTTATCCTGGGATTTAATAGATTTCATGGTCCCCTGGACAACTCGATAGTTACACCTTCTTTTCAGTCATTGCAAATAATTGATCTCTCTCAAAATGAGTTTAGTGGCCTCTTGCCAACAAATTTCTTCCAAAATCTACATGCTATGAAATTTACCCGAGAAGGTAATCTTGCAGACATACTCACAAGAATTCGTTATGAAAGTCCAATCGATAGAGATGGTCAGACTTCTGTCAATGTGAGATCTAAAG ATTTTTCAAACAATCGGTTCTCTGGAAAAATCCCTGGGGTCATTGGAGGGCTTTGCTCATTGCGATTGCTCAACCTCTCTCACAACATCTTGACCGGTCATATCCCATCATCGTTGGGGAACTTGGTAGCACTTGAATCATTAGATCTCTCATCAAACAAGCTTGGCGGCAGAATTCCTTCCCAAATGACAAACTTGACATTTCTTGAA GGGCAACATGGGATTGTGCGGCTTGCCATTGTCAAAGCAATGCAGCAACGATGA
- the LOC18594347 gene encoding receptor-like protein 12 gives MKRWSSGFVNDGNWQRRGENCPIPFSIFNISSLQIINLGYNMLSGHLSSNTFDQLAMLQEFWLDNNHVSGRIPTSLFKCKRLEYLYLAENQLEGSVPIEIGNLTLLKFLALQNNRFQGVIPSTIRRLTLLTYLDFSSNKLTGRLRILPPSLLWFFAARNKLVGNIPASICNVSSLKDLDLSENSLGGIIPKCFWNLSFSLIDLNLQKNNFHGILSAGIIFPKSCFLRSFRINSNQFEGPVPQFLVNCKDLEILDLGHNNFNDTFPVWLGNSNNLQILVLRSNRFHGQIINSEVASSFSHLRIIDISHNDFSGCLPSKFFEGLLAISNGYEKTSEPRYIGYEYSSNIAYYVDSFFITIKGPELECLRIIIFYLMAINFSNNQFNGQIPKIIGKLQSLTALNLSHNSLTGAIPTSLGNLSNLESLDLSSNRLEGKIPAQLINLVFLDGLNFSWNNLMGPIPQENQFSTFSNDSYIGNSGLCGLPLSKICDNDEGLEPPPAISDGDDDITRAFDWRFATLIGYGCGLVFGFIMGYIVFTTEKPWWFIRMTERVEQKYGTTIYTIHLMFLGWICSN, from the exons ATGAAACGTTGGTCTTCGGGCTTTGTCAACGATGGAAATTGGCAACGAAGAGGAGAAAACT GTCCCATTCCTTTCTCAATCTTCAACATTTCTTCACTGCAAATAATTAACCTCGGATACAACATGCTCTCTGGTCATCTCTCCTCGAATACATTTGATCAACTTGCTATGTTACAAGAGTTTTGGTTGGACAACAATCATGTTTCTGGAAGAATTCCCACGAGTTTATTCAAGTGCAAACGTTTGGAATATTTATACTTAGCGGAAAATCAATTGGAGGGGAGTGTGCCGATCGAAATTGGGAATTTGACTTTGCTTAAGTTTTTGGCTCTCCAAAACAACCGCTTCCAAG GTGTAATTCCATCAACTATCAGGCGCTTGACTCTTCTTACATAtcttgatttttcttcaaacAAATTGACAG GACGGTTACGAATTCTACCGCCTTCGTTGCTTTGGTTCTTCGCTGCAAGGAACAAATTAGTTGGAAATATCCCTGCCTCAATTTGCAATGTCAGCTCCCTTAAAGATCTCGACTTGTCTGAAAATTCTTTGGGTGGAATTATTCCAAAATGCTTTTGGAATTTAAGTTTCTCTCTCATTGACCTGAATTTACAGAAGAATAACTTCCATGGTATATTATCAGCGGGAATAATATTTCCTAAAAGTTGTTTTTTGAGAAGTTTCCGCATCAATAGCAATCAATTTGAAGGGCCAGTACCACAATTTTTGGTCAACTGCAAGGACTTGGAAATTCTAGACCTCGGGCACAATAACTTCAATGATACCTTTCCTGTTTGGTTAGGAAATTCGAATAACCTACAAATTCTTGTCTTGCGATCCAATAGATTTCATGGTCAGATCATCAATTCAGAAGTTGCATCTTCCTTCTCTCACTTACGGATCATTGATATATCTCATAATGACTTCAGTGGTTGCTTGCCTTCAAAGTTTTTCGAAGGTTTGCTCGCTATAAGCAATGGGTATGAAAAGACAAGTGAACCAAGGTACATAGGCTATGAATATTCTAGCAATATTGCGTATTATGTTGACTCTTTCTTTATCACAATAAAAGGTCCTGAGTTGGAGTGTCTGAGAATCattatcttttatttgatGGCCATTAACTTTTCAAATAATCAATTTAATGGACAAATTCCCAAGATAATCGGAAAACTTCAGTCACTTACGGCCCTCAACCTCTCTCATAATAGTTTAACAGGTGCTATTCCTACATCATTAGGAAACTTGTCAAATCTTGAATCATTGGATCTCTCGTCAAACAGACTTGAAGGAAAAATTCCAGCGCAATTAATAAATCTTGTGTTCTTAGATGGATTAAACTTTTCTTGGAATAATCTCATGGGACCCATTCCTCAAGAAAATCAGTTTTCTACCTTCTCAAACGATTCCTACATCGGAAATTCAGGTTTGTGTGGATTACCATTATCAAAGATCTGCGATAATGATGAGGGTTTGGAACCACCTCCAGCAATATCGGATGGAGATGATGACATCACCAGAGCATTTGATTGGAGATTTGCTACATTGATAGGGTATGGATGTGGGCTGGTGTTTGGATTTATCATGGGATACATTGTGTTCACAACCGAAAAACCATGGTGGTTCATAAGGATGACTGAGAGAGTTGAGCAAAAATATGGTACAACGATATATACAATACACTTAATGTTCCTAG GTTGGATATGTTCCAATTAA